The following coding sequences lie in one uncultured Desulfovibrio sp. genomic window:
- a CDS encoding amino acid permease — MTTPGTKKLGLFACITVVAGNMMGSGIALLPANLAGIGSISVIGWLVAILGAMGLAYVFARLGMEDPQEGGPIAYASEIGPELGYQTGLLYYHANWIGNLAVAITGVDYLSVFFPALEHPLWAGFASLALIWIFTGVNILGAAWIGRLVSIGVVLLLIPVFITGTVGWLYFDPAVFSANWLAGGKPAGSSVMSAVVLCIWSFIGIESASVNTAVVDNPKRNIPLSTLIGTALAGFVYILSCTAISGMFPAKQMAESGAPFSLAMGHICAGLPLAHLVPDMVSAVTAFACLASLGSWIMLVSNAGCRAAQDGTLPPIFGRKNAKGQPVAGLILSACMMSAMLLLMMIVSRSGDTQDLFNSITSVAVLLTLPAYYYSALALLKRYGLRNRAAWLKVAASLGACMFCLIAFSGAEKNALSGAVIVMLGAFIFYVGKPRPARQG; from the coding sequence ATGACCACGCCCGGCACGAAAAAACTTGGCCTTTTCGCCTGCATCACGGTGGTGGCGGGCAATATGATGGGGTCTGGCATTGCTCTTTTGCCCGCAAACCTTGCGGGCATCGGCAGCATTTCAGTCATCGGCTGGCTTGTGGCCATTCTGGGAGCCATGGGTCTGGCCTATGTATTTGCCCGGCTGGGCATGGAAGACCCGCAGGAGGGCGGCCCCATTGCCTATGCCAGCGAAATAGGGCCGGAGCTGGGCTATCAGACGGGCCTGCTCTATTATCACGCCAACTGGATAGGCAATCTGGCCGTAGCCATAACTGGCGTGGATTATCTTTCGGTATTCTTTCCCGCGCTGGAGCATCCCCTGTGGGCTGGCTTCGCATCGCTGGCCCTCATCTGGATATTCACAGGCGTGAATATTCTCGGCGCGGCCTGGATAGGCAGGCTTGTTTCCATCGGGGTCGTCCTGCTGCTGATCCCCGTATTCATCACGGGCACCGTGGGCTGGCTGTATTTTGACCCTGCGGTGTTTTCCGCCAACTGGCTTGCCGGAGGCAAACCAGCGGGCAGCTCAGTCATGAGCGCCGTCGTGCTTTGCATCTGGAGCTTCATAGGGATTGAAAGCGCCTCGGTGAACACAGCCGTGGTGGACAACCCCAAGCGCAACATTCCGCTTTCCACCCTCATTGGCACGGCTCTGGCCGGGTTTGTGTACATACTTTCCTGCACGGCCATATCGGGCATGTTTCCCGCAAAGCAGATGGCAGAATCCGGGGCGCCCTTTTCGCTGGCCATGGGCCATATCTGCGCAGGGCTGCCTCTGGCCCATCTGGTGCCGGACATGGTTTCGGCAGTGACCGCCTTTGCCTGCCTGGCCTCACTGGGATCATGGATAATGCTTGTTTCCAACGCTGGCTGCCGTGCCGCGCAGGACGGCACCCTGCCGCCCATCTTTGGCAGAAAAAACGCCAAGGGCCAGCCCGTGGCGGGGCTGATTCTTTCAGCCTGCATGATGAGCGCCATGCTGCTTCTAATGATGATTGTCAGCCGCTCCGGCGACACGCAGGATCTGTTCAACAGCATTACCAGCGTGGCAGTGCTGCTGACGCTCCCGGCCTATTACTACTCTGCTCTGGCGCTGCTCAAACGGTATGGCCTGCGCAACCGGGCCGCATGGCTCAAGGTTGCGGCATCACTCGGCGCTTGCATGTTCTGCCTCATCGCCTTTTCCGGCGCGGAAAAAAACGCCCTGTCCGGCGCTGTCATTGTCATGCTGGGCGCGTTCATTTTCTATGTGGGTAAACCACGCCCCGCCCGTCAGGGATAA
- a CDS encoding M48 family metallopeptidase: MPARKVSAAPLHDLPDTVEFTLADGTRLTASVRLSPRARRAKLSLTPRGDLVLTIPLTMGPAQLHSSLPLFLPWLERARTTLLRRVPAPQLPSSITLPLTGETFAVTPSGDMAAGRKAATAQTAKTATVQVANGARRLLLVENADQVRLYGAVDDISLCAQALRQWCRKKAARLLPLYLQQLATTEGFALAGVSVRDQSGRWGSCSRLRRGYTPQPATQRSKLPQGIFGRPRSLEQLTTRIRNFFSTPPLPATHDAAPSFAQGDTALAPACPEGRISLNWRALLLPAPLLEHLCWHELCHLRHMDHSPAYREELARFSPQWPAHEKALNAAWRGLPWWALPGDDASPSR, from the coding sequence ATGCCTGCCCGCAAAGTCTCTGCCGCCCCCTTGCACGATCTGCCCGACACGGTAGAATTTACCCTGGCCGATGGCACGCGCCTGACGGCTTCGGTGCGCCTTTCACCTCGTGCACGCAGGGCAAAACTGTCACTCACGCCTCGGGGCGACCTTGTGCTGACTATCCCGCTGACCATGGGGCCAGCACAGCTTCACTCAAGCCTGCCGCTCTTTTTGCCCTGGCTGGAGCGCGCCCGCACAACCCTGCTGCGCAGGGTGCCCGCCCCCCAGTTACCTTCCAGCATCACCCTGCCGCTCACGGGCGAAACTTTTGCCGTCACGCCCAGTGGCGACATGGCAGCAGGCCGCAAAGCCGCCACGGCGCAAACCGCCAAGACCGCTACAGTGCAGGTTGCCAACGGCGCACGGCGCTTGTTACTGGTGGAAAATGCGGATCAGGTGCGCCTGTACGGCGCCGTAGATGACATATCTTTATGCGCGCAGGCCCTGCGTCAGTGGTGCCGCAAAAAAGCAGCCCGCCTGCTGCCGCTGTATCTGCAACAGCTTGCGACCACGGAAGGATTTGCCCTTGCGGGTGTGAGCGTGCGGGATCAGAGCGGACGCTGGGGCAGTTGCTCCCGTCTGCGCCGGGGATACACCCCTCAGCCCGCAACGCAGCGGTCAAAACTGCCACAGGGGATTTTTGGTCGCCCCAGATCACTGGAACAGCTTACCACGCGCATCCGCAACTTTTTTTCCACCCCGCCCCTGCCCGCCACACATGACGCCGCTCCCTCCTTTGCCCAAGGCGACACAGCCCTTGCGCCTGCATGTCCGGAGGGACGCATCAGCCTCAACTGGCGCGCCCTGCTTCTGCCTGCCCCGCTGCTGGAGCACTTGTGCTGGCATGAGCTGTGCCACTTGCGCCATATGGATCATTCCCCGGCTTACAGGGAGGAGCTCGCCCGCTTTTCGCCCCAATGGCCCGCGCATGAAAAGGCGCTTAATGCCGCATGGCGGGGCTTGCCCTGGTGGGCGCTTCCCGGCGACGACGCCTCCCCCAGTCGCTGA
- a CDS encoding TrkA family potassium uptake protein — translation MAEKKLEIGVIGLGKFGLRMASTLVSLGHTVLGIDMSEVRVQRAEEALDTVYKADATNIAVLRSLHVQDLDWVVISVGESVEQSLSITLNVQELNGPKIWVKASNEEHKKILQRLHVTRAMVPETEAAVMAAHQLTHPGMLDLIPKYGGIAIQELRVDAWDGKTLIELNLMQQFNVMVMGIRPAGKNAFVFVPPATTILHKGDSLVVAGRADSMHMLKP, via the coding sequence ATGGCGGAAAAGAAACTGGAAATCGGCGTTATCGGCCTTGGCAAGTTTGGCCTGCGCATGGCCTCCACCCTGGTATCGCTGGGGCATACAGTGCTTGGCATTGATATGTCCGAGGTCAGGGTGCAAAGGGCGGAAGAAGCGCTGGATACCGTATACAAGGCCGATGCCACCAATATTGCCGTACTGCGGTCGCTGCACGTGCAGGATCTGGACTGGGTGGTGATCAGCGTTGGGGAAAGCGTGGAACAGTCGCTGAGCATAACCCTCAACGTGCAGGAGCTGAACGGCCCCAAGATATGGGTCAAAGCCTCCAACGAAGAACACAAAAAAATTCTGCAACGCCTGCACGTTACCCGCGCCATGGTGCCGGAAACAGAGGCTGCCGTCATGGCGGCCCACCAGTTGACCCACCCCGGCATGCTCGACCTTATCCCCAAGTACGGCGGCATTGCCATTCAGGAGCTGCGCGTGGATGCGTGGGACGGGAAAACCCTTATTGAATTGAACCTGATGCAGCAGTTCAATGTCATGGTCATGGGGATTCGTCCGGCGGGAAAAAACGCCTTTGTTTTTGTGCCGCCCGCCACAACAATTCTGCACAAGGGTGATTCTCTGGTTGTGGCGGGAAGGGCCGATTCCATGCACATGCTCAAGCCCTGA
- the rbr gene encoding rubrerythrin, which yields MKSLKGSQTEKNILTAFAGESQARNRYDYFAGRAKNDGFVLVQEIFVETALQEKEHAKRLFKFLEGGDVEITAAYPAGVIADSEANLIAAASGENHEHTVMYPEFAATADKEGFSEVAAVMRQIAVAEAYHEKRFLTLAKDIKEGRMFMRTKPTIWRCLNCGCLVEGDHAPEMCPACAHPKAYFAELNYTF from the coding sequence ATGAAATCGCTGAAAGGCAGCCAGACGGAAAAAAATATTCTTACAGCCTTTGCTGGTGAATCTCAGGCGCGTAACCGCTATGACTATTTTGCCGGGCGGGCCAAGAATGACGGTTTTGTGCTGGTGCAGGAAATTTTTGTAGAAACTGCCTTGCAGGAAAAAGAACACGCCAAGCGCCTGTTCAAATTTCTTGAAGGCGGAGATGTTGAAATCACGGCGGCGTACCCTGCCGGGGTCATAGCTGATAGCGAAGCCAACCTTATCGCAGCCGCCAGTGGCGAAAACCACGAGCACACCGTCATGTATCCTGAATTTGCCGCTACGGCTGACAAAGAAGGCTTTTCCGAGGTCGCTGCCGTCATGCGCCAGATTGCCGTTGCCGAGGCCTACCATGAAAAGCGTTTTCTTACGCTTGCCAAGGATATCAAGGAAGGGCGCATGTTCATGCGTACCAAGCCCACCATATGGCGTTGCCTGAACTGCGGCTGTCTTGTGGAGGGCGACCACGCTCCCGAGATGTGCCCCGCCTGTGCGCATCCCAAGGCCTACTTTGCAGAGCTTAACTATACGTTCTAA
- a CDS encoding FlxA-like family protein, with amino-acid sequence MSTTGIGNLLGSSSAEAVYKVGLGSNTIRTRSDSSDSGDTVDISDEAKKLFSEKIHMYDKGSSTATTSQSAENKGDTSAETADGETGEAGGGGSTKAGGAGGGGGGGNDSSSNAVENIKKQIAALKSQLSSLASHAGSGSSTAVESKIQSLESQIAALEAQLAEAESTSA; translated from the coding sequence ATGAGTACCACAGGGATTGGCAATCTGTTGGGTTCCAGCAGCGCTGAGGCCGTTTACAAGGTTGGTCTGGGGTCGAATACCATCCGCACGCGCAGCGATTCGTCCGATTCTGGCGACACCGTTGATATTTCTGATGAAGCCAAGAAGCTTTTTTCTGAAAAAATCCACATGTACGACAAGGGCTCGTCCACGGCTACGACTTCGCAATCTGCGGAAAACAAGGGTGATACGTCTGCCGAAACTGCCGATGGTGAAACCGGCGAAGCTGGTGGCGGAGGTTCGACCAAGGCCGGTGGCGCAGGCGGTGGTGGCGGTGGTGGTAATGACAGTTCTTCCAATGCTGTCGAGAATATCAAGAAGCAGATTGCGGCCTTAAAGAGCCAGCTTTCCAGCCTGGCCAGCCATGCTGGCAGCGGCAGCAGCACTGCGGTGGAAAGTAAAATCCAGTCGCTCGAGTCCCAGATTGCGGCTCTCGAAGCACAGCTTGCCGAGGCCGAGTCGACTTCTGCTTGA
- a CDS encoding Orn/Lys/Arg decarboxylase N-terminal domain-containing protein codes for MPIDKHEWPVLIVSGEFDAATDEGCRLRDLKKQLVESKGCSVLISLRYEDAINIFASRADLGTVIIDWDIQCEDPGEQATAAELLEGIRQRNKTIPVVLLTDHSELENLPTDVLSKVDDCIWKITDTVDFLAGRIEVLVSDYLQTVYPAFFGGMARYANEYKYAWHTPGHMGGEGFLKSPAGVAMHKFFGENVFRADLSISVPELGSLLDHNGPVGDAEENSARVFGADITFYVLNGTSNVNQIIWRSQVLRDDIAFVDRNCHKSLNYAMVITEAYPVYMTPRRNRRGIIGPCRLSEFSEKSIHKKIAANKLIPDELKSSRVKMSALTNSTYDGLCYNVTNIKKQLRKSVDNLHFDEAWYAYARFSPMYENHYGMTDADNVADHPPIFCSQSTHKLLTAFSQASMLHVKHGTHVRINRDELNESYMMHGSTSPQYNMIASLDVATKMMDDDGEVLLHDTIAEAVRIRRKITLMEREMTARGDWFFSMWQPRRVPYQKGMHDFLEVPAEYLAENQRPWVLDSANNWHGFDDIEPDYVMLDPIKLTFITPGLAEDGTMADTGIPAAIVTNYLIRHRVVCEKTDYYSFLLLNSIGTTKAKEGALISGLLKFKQLYDANAPLSVALPDLYAAFPETYKGVGLRDHSNAIHRHFREHKLLDKMQAAFQGIPDQVMRPAEAYHEVVRHNVEYVELADLRGRVPAVMIVPYPPGIPVMMGGEVMNEVAEPIFAYLEARQNFENAFPGYESDIHGVERIERDGKKYFSVLCIKK; via the coding sequence ATGCCCATAGATAAGCATGAATGGCCTGTACTGATTGTTTCTGGTGAATTTGATGCGGCAACAGATGAAGGTTGCAGGCTGCGTGACCTGAAAAAGCAGCTTGTGGAAAGCAAGGGATGCTCTGTTCTCATATCCTTGCGATATGAAGACGCAATAAATATTTTTGCATCCCGCGCAGACCTTGGAACTGTTATCATAGACTGGGACATCCAGTGCGAAGACCCCGGCGAGCAGGCAACGGCAGCGGAGTTGCTTGAGGGCATCCGCCAGCGCAACAAAACCATCCCGGTCGTGCTGCTTACTGACCATTCCGAACTGGAGAATCTGCCCACGGATGTTCTTTCCAAGGTGGACGACTGCATCTGGAAGATAACAGATACCGTGGATTTTCTGGCCGGGCGCATCGAAGTGCTGGTCAGCGATTACCTGCAAACGGTGTATCCGGCCTTTTTCGGTGGCATGGCCCGCTACGCCAATGAATACAAATACGCATGGCACACGCCTGGGCATATGGGCGGCGAGGGATTTCTCAAAAGCCCCGCAGGCGTGGCCATGCACAAGTTTTTTGGCGAAAACGTCTTCCGCGCCGACCTTTCCATTTCTGTGCCCGAGCTTGGCTCCCTGCTTGACCACAACGGCCCGGTTGGCGATGCGGAAGAAAATTCCGCCAGAGTCTTTGGGGCGGACATAACTTTTTATGTGCTCAACGGCACCTCCAACGTCAACCAGATCATCTGGCGCAGTCAGGTGCTGCGCGACGACATAGCCTTTGTTGACCGCAACTGTCACAAATCGCTCAACTACGCCATGGTCATTACCGAGGCCTACCCCGTGTATATGACGCCGCGGCGCAACCGGCGCGGCATCATCGGGCCGTGCAGGCTTTCCGAATTTTCAGAAAAAAGCATCCACAAAAAAATCGCAGCCAACAAACTGATTCCTGACGAGCTGAAAAGCAGCCGGGTCAAGATGTCCGCCCTCACCAATTCCACCTATGACGGGCTGTGCTACAACGTAACCAACATCAAGAAGCAGCTCCGCAAGAGCGTGGACAACCTGCACTTTGACGAAGCATGGTACGCCTACGCCCGATTCAGCCCCATGTATGAGAACCACTATGGCATGACGGATGCCGACAATGTGGCCGATCATCCGCCCATTTTCTGCTCGCAATCCACCCACAAGCTGCTCACGGCCTTTTCACAGGCCTCCATGCTGCACGTAAAGCACGGCACGCATGTGCGGATCAACCGCGATGAACTCAACGAATCCTACATGATGCACGGCTCCACTTCGCCGCAATACAACATGATCGCGTCGCTTGATGTGGCTACCAAGATGATGGACGATGACGGCGAGGTGCTGCTGCATGACACCATTGCCGAGGCCGTTCGCATCCGCCGCAAGATCACCCTCATGGAGCGGGAAATGACCGCCAGGGGCGACTGGTTTTTCAGCATGTGGCAGCCCAGAAGGGTTCCTTACCAGAAAGGCATGCATGACTTTCTGGAAGTGCCCGCCGAATATCTGGCAGAGAACCAGCGCCCCTGGGTGTTGGACAGCGCCAACAACTGGCACGGCTTTGACGATATTGAGCCGGATTACGTCATGCTTGACCCCATCAAGCTGACCTTCATCACGCCCGGCCTTGCGGAAGACGGCACAATGGCGGATACGGGCATTCCGGCTGCCATTGTCACCAACTACCTGATCCGGCACCGCGTTGTGTGCGAAAAAACCGACTATTATTCCTTTTTGCTGCTCAACTCCATCGGCACCACCAAGGCCAAGGAAGGGGCGCTCATCTCGGGCCTGCTCAAATTCAAGCAACTCTATGACGCCAATGCCCCGCTGAGCGTTGCCTTGCCTGATCTATACGCCGCCTTTCCTGAGACATACAAGGGCGTTGGCCTCAGAGACCACAGCAACGCCATTCACCGCCACTTCCGCGAACACAAGCTGCTGGACAAGATGCAGGCAGCCTTTCAGGGCATACCTGATCAGGTCATGCGACCTGCGGAAGCCTACCATGAAGTGGTGCGCCACAATGTGGAATATGTGGAACTGGCCGACCTGCGCGGGCGCGTTCCGGCTGTCATGATTGTGCCCTATCCGCCAGGCATTCCCGTCATGATGGGCGGCGAGGTGATGAACGAGGTTGCGGAACCCATATTTGCCTATCTTGAGGCGCGCCAGAACTTTGAAAATGCCTTTCCCGGTTATGAAAGCGACATCCACGGCGTAGAGCGCATAGAACGCGACGGCAAAAAATACTTCAGCGTATTGTGCATAAAAAAATAG
- the thiC gene encoding phosphomethylpyrimidine synthase ThiC — translation MSASFRSQNSALSGLLDKHLTTLAEEEQLAPESIVEAIEAGTMVLLGNPVHPNLKPILVGQPSRIKVNANIGTSPLCNCPATEERKIKAALDAGADTVMDLSIAGDLDALRLGMLKACPLPLGTVPLYAVGQQILDAELDIATMQPDALFAEIAKQAEQGVDFITVHCGLSKRGAEMAVKNNRVLGIVSRGGSMLARWMLENNRENPLLEYYDRLLDICRPYNVTLSLGDGLRPGAGVDAGDAAQWEEVINLGQLAKYALERGVQCMIEGPGHVPLNQVRTQIQGIKRLTNNAPLYVLGPLCCDSAPGYDHIAGAIGGAMGVEAGVDFLCYLTPAEHLTLPDEADVRAGVMASRVAAHVGEVALGRPAAVAREAAMNAARKALDWEAMSKAALDPQMLEKRREDHKTEEVCAMCGKFCSVKMLRGL, via the coding sequence ATGTCTGCATCTTTTCGTTCGCAGAATTCCGCTCTGAGCGGCCTGCTGGACAAACACCTCACCACTCTGGCCGAGGAAGAACAACTCGCCCCCGAATCCATTGTTGAAGCCATCGAGGCGGGCACAATGGTGCTGCTGGGCAACCCCGTGCATCCCAACCTCAAGCCCATTCTTGTGGGCCAGCCCTCGCGCATCAAGGTGAACGCCAACATCGGCACTTCGCCCCTGTGCAACTGCCCCGCTACGGAAGAACGCAAAATCAAGGCCGCCCTTGATGCCGGAGCCGACACCGTGATGGATCTTTCCATCGCGGGCGACCTTGACGCCCTGCGCCTTGGCATGCTCAAGGCCTGCCCCCTGCCGCTTGGCACCGTGCCGCTCTATGCCGTGGGCCAGCAGATTCTGGACGCGGAGCTGGATATCGCCACCATGCAGCCCGATGCCCTGTTTGCCGAAATCGCCAAGCAGGCGGAGCAGGGTGTGGACTTCATCACCGTGCACTGCGGCCTTTCCAAGCGCGGCGCTGAAATGGCCGTCAAGAACAACCGCGTGCTGGGCATTGTTTCGCGCGGCGGCTCCATGCTCGCCCGCTGGATGCTTGAGAACAACCGCGAAAATCCGCTGCTGGAATACTACGACCGCCTGCTGGACATCTGCCGCCCCTACAACGTCACCCTTTCGCTGGGCGACGGCCTGCGCCCCGGCGCGGGCGTGGACGCTGGCGATGCCGCCCAGTGGGAAGAAGTCATCAATCTGGGCCAGCTTGCAAAATACGCCCTTGAACGCGGCGTGCAATGCATGATCGAAGGCCCCGGCCACGTGCCGCTCAATCAGGTGCGTACCCAGATTCAGGGCATCAAACGCCTGACCAACAATGCCCCCCTGTATGTGCTCGGCCCCCTGTGCTGCGACAGCGCCCCCGGCTATGACCACATTGCCGGAGCCATCGGCGGCGCCATGGGTGTTGAGGCTGGCGTGGACTTTCTGTGCTACCTCACCCCTGCCGAACACCTCACCCTGCCTGACGAGGCGGACGTGCGCGCTGGTGTCATGGCCTCACGCGTGGCCGCCCATGTGGGCGAAGTGGCCCTTGGCCGCCCCGCCGCCGTTGCCCGCGAGGCTGCCATGAACGCAGCCCGCAAGGCTCTGGACTGGGAAGCCATGTCCAAGGCCGCTCTTGACCCGCAGATGCTCGAAAAACGCCGCGAAGACCACAAGACAGAAGAAGTCTGCGCCATGTGCGGCAAATTCTGCTCCGTCAAGATGCTGCGCGGGCTTTAA
- a CDS encoding potassium transporter TrkG, which produces MPSAVKPALPCLAFTSCGWHRRAMARKRFLSPFTWPVLSFLAVIVAGSVLLGLPASWAKGQSISPIDACFLATSAVCVTGLSPLDISEVLSPFGKGVLLCLIQTGGLGVMTYTSIIFLLWRNNVPFNSREAVSQALLWGDFSLAAFLRQVLGLVFGIEAVAAFLLWLHDPVFFYPFSAVFHAVSAFCNAGFALSTTNLALFRDDVAVNAVIAASVVLGGIGFGVLREFLGICTGGRMGAPVRRLSRFSRLVVKTSLFIIVLGWVVMFAIEFWRGSVPRTVDGCADLAITMFFHSVVARTAGFSSIDLAVLGDATLLVLIALMFIGGGPGSCAGGIKVVTFRVLAGYIAAQFRGDSQIVLEGRGVSAENVSRALTLFFAYSMLVGISVFLLAITEGDVIAGAGTQAAPFLRLLFEEVSALGTVGLSVNLTQDLSSAGKGIIIFSMFAGRVGILSLLMAVQSLRSKKAYSVAEAQLPIG; this is translated from the coding sequence ATGCCATCTGCTGTAAAGCCCGCCCTGCCATGCCTTGCATTTACCAGTTGCGGCTGGCATAGACGAGCTATGGCAAGAAAACGTTTTTTGAGTCCCTTCACCTGGCCGGTGTTGTCATTCCTTGCGGTTATCGTTGCAGGGTCAGTACTGCTCGGCCTGCCTGCGAGTTGGGCCAAGGGCCAGAGCATCAGCCCCATAGACGCCTGTTTTCTTGCAACCTCGGCTGTCTGCGTTACCGGTCTTTCGCCGCTGGACATAAGCGAGGTGCTCAGCCCTTTCGGCAAGGGGGTGCTGCTATGCCTTATCCAGACCGGCGGGCTGGGGGTCATGACCTACACAAGCATCATCTTTCTGCTGTGGCGCAATAACGTGCCCTTCAACAGCCGCGAAGCTGTGAGTCAGGCCTTGCTGTGGGGTGATTTCAGCCTTGCCGCATTTTTGCGGCAGGTGCTCGGGCTGGTTTTTGGCATTGAGGCTGTGGCCGCATTTCTGCTCTGGCTGCACGACCCTGTTTTTTTCTACCCGTTCAGTGCCGTGTTTCATGCTGTTTCGGCCTTCTGCAATGCTGGCTTTGCCCTGAGCACAACCAATCTGGCTCTTTTTCGGGACGACGTGGCCGTCAATGCCGTTATTGCGGCCAGTGTGGTGCTGGGCGGCATAGGTTTTGGCGTACTGCGAGAATTTCTGGGCATCTGCACGGGAGGGCGCATGGGCGCGCCTGTGCGCCGCCTCAGCCGTTTTAGCCGCCTAGTGGTCAAAACAAGTCTTTTTATTATTGTTCTTGGCTGGGTGGTCATGTTCGCCATTGAGTTCTGGCGGGGAAGCGTACCAAGGACTGTAGATGGATGCGCCGACCTTGCCATCACCATGTTTTTTCACTCGGTGGTGGCGCGTACCGCAGGCTTCAGTTCCATTGACCTCGCCGTGCTGGGCGATGCCACCCTGCTGGTGTTGATAGCCCTGATGTTCATCGGCGGTGGCCCCGGTTCGTGCGCAGGCGGCATCAAGGTTGTGACCTTTCGCGTGCTTGCGGGCTACATTGCCGCACAGTTCCGGGGCGACAGCCAGATTGTGCTGGAAGGGCGCGGCGTGTCGGCAGAGAACGTCAGCCGGGCGCTGACCCTGTTTTTTGCCTACTCCATGCTCGTGGGAATTTCTGTCTTTCTGCTTGCCATAACGGAAGGCGACGTTATTGCCGGAGCAGGCACTCAGGCCGCGCCCTTTTTGCGCCTGCTGTTTGAAGAAGTTTCGGCACTCGGCACCGTGGGACTTTCCGTCAATCTGACGCAGGATTTGAGCTCTGCGGGCAAGGGAATCATAATTTTCAGCATGTTTGCGGGCCGGGTGGGCATTTTGAGCCTGCTCATGGCGGTGCAGAGCCTGCGGTCAAAAAAGGCCTACAGCGTGGCAGAGGCCCAGCTTCCCATCGGGTAG
- a CDS encoding TolC family protein, translating into MKQIIWGALFSLLLASAATAAETGYPPPPPAGKPLSVEDSIYGVLRNHHNLRGMIENREVLDHEVRRAQAGFGPRVDVTGQAGGSVLSDSSTRSQNLDSQMWGKVGYSAQLVQPIWDGFATRSRVRTAKSTLESQKYRVFDTATSLSLDAIIAHIDLLRRRKIYELSEENVAHHKSLVGQAQDRASLGADTAADVTQAQSRLQRALSSLSEAKASLLVAEETYTRLTGLPAASRLQTVTMPPQLYTASQAVLEKAKKSNPKLAAYLQDIRASRAERELADSAFSPALNLEAGPNYTNLGGTSDRWVYSFDVMGVVRWNIFNSGADVAERRAASARMRQSRQVMYNFIDDLKLDVDSTWVNYLAAQEQYNHYSKAIEYNKYTRTAYIEQFQIGKRSILDVLDTESELYNSATQAETARGNILVGAYRLSALTGNMLPEMSINTGPLGQSAPKEPEDPREEFAPGWFN; encoded by the coding sequence GTGAAACAGATTATCTGGGGAGCACTTTTTTCCCTGCTTTTGGCATCGGCGGCCACTGCGGCTGAAACCGGTTATCCCCCACCCCCGCCAGCGGGGAAGCCTCTTTCGGTCGAGGACTCCATCTATGGAGTGCTGCGTAATCATCACAATCTGCGGGGCATGATCGAAAACCGCGAGGTGCTGGATCATGAGGTCAGGCGCGCTCAGGCTGGCTTTGGCCCTCGCGTTGACGTTACAGGGCAGGCTGGCGGCAGCGTCTTGAGTGATTCAAGCACCCGCAGCCAGAACCTTGATTCGCAGATGTGGGGCAAGGTGGGCTATAGCGCCCAGCTTGTGCAGCCCATATGGGATGGTTTTGCCACCCGTTCGCGCGTCCGCACTGCCAAGTCCACCCTCGAATCCCAAAAATACCGTGTATTCGATACGGCGACATCGCTTTCTCTTGATGCGATTATCGCCCATATTGATTTGCTGCGCCGCAGAAAAATCTACGAACTTTCCGAAGAAAATGTGGCCCACCACAAATCTCTTGTGGGGCAGGCCCAGGATCGCGCCAGCCTTGGCGCGGACACTGCCGCAGACGTAACCCAGGCGCAGTCGCGCTTGCAGCGGGCGCTTTCAAGCCTTTCTGAAGCCAAGGCCTCCCTGCTTGTGGCCGAGGAAACCTATACCCGGCTTACAGGCTTGCCAGCGGCCAGCCGCTTGCAGACCGTGACCATGCCGCCCCAGCTTTACACCGCATCGCAGGCGGTTCTGGAAAAGGCCAAAAAAAGCAACCCCAAACTCGCCGCCTATTTGCAGGATATCCGTGCCTCGCGCGCCGAGCGCGAACTTGCGGATTCGGCCTTTTCTCCCGCCCTCAATCTTGAGGCTGGCCCCAACTATACCAATCTTGGCGGCACAAGTGACCGCTGGGTGTACAGTTTTGACGTCATGGGCGTAGTGCGCTGGAATATCTTCAACAGCGGGGCAGACGTGGCTGAACGCCGCGCCGCCTCAGCCCGCATGCGCCAGTCGCGTCAGGTGATGTACAACTTTATTGATGATCTCAAGCTGGATGTGGACAGCACCTGGGTCAACTATCTTGCTGCCCAGGAACAGTACAACCACTATTCCAAAGCCATAGAGTACAACAAGTACACGCGCACCGCCTATATCGAACAGTTCCAGATTGGCAAGCGCAGTATTCTGGACGTGCTGGATACAGAAAGTGAGCTGTACAATTCTGCAACCCAGGCGGAAACCGCCCGGGGCAATATTCTTGTGGGCGCGTACAGGCTGTCGGCGCTCACGGGCAATATGCTGCCAGAAATGTCCATCAACACCGGACCGCTTGGACAGAGCGCGCCCAAAGAACCGGAAGATCCTCGCGAGGAGTTCGCTCCTGGCTGGTTCAACTGA